The genomic segment CCTTGGTGGCCACCACAGGCTACCTCTCCAGGGCCACCTGACAACGAACACAGCCACATAATACACTTGTAGCGCATTATGTGCAGCTGTCCCGTTGCCTATGCTGATGGGAGCCTGTGATATAATTTCCCAACAATGTGGTGCTACACAGTTCATATTCGATATCCTCCCCCAGGATCATGGACTCCCAGCACTTAACAAGGGCCCAGCAATATTCACCAACAATCCTCACACTCAAGAGGTGCTCAGTCCCACTGGGCAGGTCCATAGCTATTCACACTCCAGCAACACCCTAATCTTCATGTGTGATCCCATAGCGTACTGCTAATTATAATGCAACGGTGACGCACATCACAGTGTCTAGTCACTGGCAGTCTAGTCAGTGGGTGTTGATCCTCAGACTAttgctgtgaggggggggggatgctgaaaTACATGTCCCATTCTCCAGGTTAAAGCATCACTAAATCAGTCGAGAGAATGTggattgttttctactgtgacaTCATGTGCTTTCCTCAAGATTCCAGGATTGATGTGGTGCCCCACAAGTCTGctggtgaatggaaaggcccaggagtTCCCCTTGCCAGCTCCGTCTCAACCCCTCAACTTCATTAACAGTACAGGCCTGCGCTATGAAGCTGAACGAGTGCGGCAGTGTCTTCAGACAGGTAACTTCTCCCCTGCAAAACAAGGCCCCACCTTTCCCATCAGATAGGCCACAATAACCCTGCTCCTTTATTGATGCTTTTCAACCAGGGTGGAGGAGGATTGACTGAATACTTACCAGGAGAGAGTTTGGAGAAggacagggtggtggaacaaGATGACATGGGACTTTATCATTGCCCTGCTGACCTGCCAGATCCGGGGTGAATCTTGCCAACAAGGTTCAGTTACTGACCCATCAGATTGTAAAATTAAGATACTGCGCACTGCTGGGATTGCGGTGAGGTTTTTAGCTGGTGTCAGCTGTCGCtgacagtcgggagggagtcgAGTGCTTTCTAACCTGTCGTGTTTTTATTGCAGGACTGAAAGAATGCCCCGATCTGCCATTGGCCGAGAGTGAGCTGATAATGAGCATTTTAGATGAGGCGCGAaggcaggtgggggtggtgtacGATCAAGACGCCGCCTGAGGCAAGAGTGGCTGCAGATACTCTTGTGAATCACAGGAAAACACTGCCCAATAAATCCACCGCTGCTTTAATGATATGGAATTGACAACACTGCCTGGCTCTcacctggtcgtgcactcagagcctgcgaggaccagctggcagaggtattcgcggATATCTTTAACcggtccctactccactccgaggtccccacctgcttcaagaagaccaccatcataccggtaccaaagaagaaccaggcaacgtgcctcaatgactaccgtccggtggccctgacttcagtcataatgaagtgcttcgagaggttgatcatgaagcgcatcatccccatactcccagaacgccttgatccgctgcgattcgcataccgttgcaaccggtccacatcagacgctatttccctggccctacactcatccctagagcatctcgaaaacaaggactctgacatcagactcctatttattgactacagctccgccttcaacaccataatcccagccaagctcatatcaaactccaaaacctaggacttggctctccactctgcaactggatcctcgattttctgaccaacggaccacaatcagtaagaatgaacaacatcacctcctccacaatagtcctcaataccggtgccccgcaaggctgcgtacttagccccctactctactccctgtacacacacgactttgtgacaaaacttggttccaactccatctacaagtttgctgacgatacgaccatagtgggccggatcttgaataacgagtcagaatataggagggagatagagaacctagtggagtggtgtaacgacaacaatctctccctcaatgccagcaaaactaaagagctggtcattgacttcaggaagcaaagtactgtacacacccctgtcagcatcaacggggccgaggtggagatggttaacagcttcaaatttctagtggtgcacatctccaaaaatctgtcctggtccactcacgtcgatgctatcactaagaaagcacaacagcgcctatacttcctcaggaaactaaggaaattcggcatgtccacattaacccttaccaacttttacagatgcaccatagaaagcatcctatcgggctgcatcacagcctggtatggcaactgctcggcccagaaccacaagaaacttcagaggatcgtgaacacagcccagtccatcacacgaacctgcctcccatccattgactccatctacacctcccgctgcctggggaaagcgggcagcataatcaaggatccctcccacccagcttactcactccttccatcgggcaggagatacagaagtctgagaacacgcacactcaagaacagcttcttccccactgtcaccagactcctaaatgatcctcttatggactgacctcattaacactacaccctgtatgcttcatccgatgccagtgcttatgtagttacattgtatatgttgtgttgccctattatgtattttcttttagtcccatgtacttaatgatctgctgagctgctcacagaaaaatgcttttcactgtacctcggtacgtgacaataaacacatcCAATCCAATCACCTGCTCCACACGTAGACTCCTGCTACCCAGCCACTGAACTACACCTTCATTAAATTGAACTTTAATCACCAAGCCCTGTACACCACACGGTGCAGGTTTTACTGAGCTGGGCCAGAATTGTAATTATCACAGATCAAAGCCTTGTGAGATTGAAGTGGGGATCAAGGAAGGTATAAACCCGTCTTTATCTGATGTGAGAAACTTTTCAACCCACATGCTCTCAATCTCAGACATAAAGGGCCAATAACAAAGTCACAGGTTTTCAATATGACAGAATTTATCAATGACCGAGTGTTAACGTTGGTATCTCAGGTTGgcaaaaccataagacataaaagctgaattaggccactcggcccatcgagtctgttccaccattcaatcatggctgatattttctctttcccattctcctgccttctccccataatccctgatcctctcattaatcaagaatctatctgtcttaaagatactcagtgatttggcctccacaaccttctgcagcagagttccagattcaccaccctctgtctgaacaaattcctcatctcttttaaagaatcttccctttagtctgaggtgtcctctggttctagtttttcctacaagtggaaacatcctctccacatccactctatccaggcctcgcagtatcgtatgtttcaataagatctcccctcatctttataaactccaacgagtacaagcccagtcctcaaccgttcctcatacgacaagctcttcattccagggattattcttgtgaacctccagtggaccctttccaaggccagcacatctttccttagatacagggtccAAGATACAAGGTTAAACTGCGCAAACAAATTCCCTATGTTGACACCAGAGGCCAACCCATTGCAGTCAGTTATCTAGACAAACTCAGCAACTGTttggcacagcaagatcccacacagacCAGCCAGTTGTTCAGCTCCATGGTTTAACATCATGTGTTGAAAAACAGAATGTAGATAAACCGACAGTTGCCCCAGCACCAACCAGCTGAAGAACATTGAAACTAGTAACAATCGCTGTACTGTTGATTTTGTTTGTAGTTGTTGAGATGTGTAATATGCCATGTCTACCCATCCTCCGATGTTTAACTGGACCTCACATGGAAATAAAATAAGATTGAATCAAATTcattacaaaataaaatgtaGTGCCAGCACCTGTTCACTGTGATTCAGCAAAGCAGGGTGCAGATTCCAGTATTAACATAGCACCAgtactggcagcacggtggtgcagtggttagcactggagcctcacagcaccaagcactagggttcgatcccagccccgggtcaccgtccgtgtggagtttgcacattcttcccgtgtttgcatgggtcccactcccacaacccaaagatgtgcaggatgggccacgctaaatttctcattaattggggggggggaattggagacactaaattatttttttttaaaaaagcactagAGATCTTAAATCTCATATTCAGGCAAGTCTGTTCACAAAGGCTTTTATTGTAGCTGATTTACAATCATATTCAAAATTTCTGGAACTGTTTCTTGGCTCCTGCTGCTTTAGTGACCTTGAGGACATTGAAACGTACAGTCTTGCTGAGAGGTCGGCACTCGCCCACAGTCACACTGTCCCCATTCTGTACATCCCTGAAACAAGACAGATCTGTGTTACAACATTGTGCTTCTGGCCTTGTTCAATATGAGTCAACTAAACACAACTTTTTCAGCTCATTTAATGAAACATGTTGTCACAGCAGGGGCACTAGTCCTGCCCCATACTGTAAATGATTACTTCGCTGGCGGATCTCCACATCCGAACCCTCCTTTTACAGACCTGGGATGATCGGACTCTAACAGGCAGCGTGAACTGTCCGACTGGAATCGGGGTGTGATCAGAAACCGGTCCCTGGGCCTGAAACGGCTGTCAGTAGTAGTAACAAATAAAGGTCCCCTATACCCCTTGAATACTAGtcaggggatggggctgggggtgggggacagaagAGGAGCAATTTCAAAGCAAATGGACTCCACTGGTATGGGTGAAGACCAGCAAATCCCAGATTCCATCTCCGTTAGGGCATAATCCCGGTCTTCTCCATACAGCCACCCTGATGTGTACATGCGAGGAGAAAGTTGCCTCATACAGTCCGGCGAGTTCAGCATGTAAAATGACAATCAGCATTCATTCCAAGAATACTGCAACAGCCATTGAACCGAATCATAACCAGGAGTGCTTCCAAAAGGGGAGACATTAAAATGGTTAAACCATTTCCAATTCTGcgtagagacagacacagagcttCCAGCAGACGCTTTGCTCAGTCAATGGCACTTGGTTCTATCAGTACTAGCTTTCTTGCTCTGGAGTTCTGTTGGCTATCATGGGTATAAagaagagcacaggaacaggcccttcggccctccaagcctgtaccggtcatgataacacccttggccaaaaccctaaagAACAATTAGTGCACAGACTGCGCACACAGCACAAGCCCAACAGATCTATGCTAATGGCACAGAAATGGAGAAACAGGGGTACCTGAAGCAGGGTGATAGGTGGACAGACATGTTCTTATGTCGCTTCTCAAAGCGGTTGTATTTCCTGATGTAGTGCAAATAGTCTCTGCGAATAACAATGGTCCGCTGCATCTTCATCTTAGTCACAACACCTGTCATAAACAGATCATAAAATGCAGTGTACAGAGCCTCACATTCACACATCCATTAATTCATAACATGCAGTCACACTAATCCAAATGCAATGTGAGGTAGGTGAGCAGAAGAGGACAATATTCAGATGAACAAAACTAAAAGGTCGGATTCTGGGCAAACATTAGTAGGAACTATTTTATGTCCTACACAACTGTAGCACAAACCTCTGCATTATCTCCTCAAGGGAAAAGGCTGAGCTTCCACTCAATGTGATCAGACTGCAGATCCCCACCTGCCCAGTTATTGGCGCAATTATCATCTACCGCAGCACAGCCAAAGTTCAAATGAACATTGCGGGGGGAGCGGTGACATGTGGGTTTGCAAACACATATTTACTCCTTTACAATTAAACTGAATGCTGTTGTTGCTTGTTCTCCTAGATAGTGAAATATTTACGGCCAAATCGCATTCCACACAATTAACAATCACAAACCGGAATAGTGACTGGTATTTCAACAATTCCCAAAACGCAagcggagggtgtgtgtgtgtgtacactgagCAGTTGGGGTGCGTGTGTGTACACTGAGCAgttggggtgcgtgtgtgtgtacactGAGCAGTTGGGGTGCGTGTGTGTACACTGAGCAGTTGGGGTGCGTGTGTGTACACTGAGCAGTTGGGGTGCGTGTGTGTACAGAGCAGttggggtgtgcgtgtgtgtacacTGAGCAGTTGGGGTGCGTGTGTGTACACTGAGCAGTTGGGGTGCGTGTGTGTACACTGAGCAgttggggtgcgtgtgtgtgtacactgagcagttggggtgtgtgtgtacactgaGCAGTTGGGGTGCGTGTGTGTACACTGAGCAGTTGGGGTGCGTGTGTGTACACTGAGCAgttggggtgcgtgtgtgtgtacactGAGCAGTTGGGGTGCGTGTGTGTACACTGAGCAgttggggtgcgtgtgtgtgtacactGAGCAGTTGGGGTGCGTGTGTGTACACTGAGCAgttggggtgcgtgtgtgtgtacactGAGCAGTTGGGGTGCGTGTGTGTACACTGAGCAGTTGGGGTGCGTGTGTGTACACTGAGCAGTTGGGGTTCGTGTGTGTACACTGAGCAGTTGGGGTGCGTGTGTGTACACTGAGCAGTTGGGGTTCGTGTGTGTACACTGAGCAgttggggtgcgtgtgtgtgtacactgagcagttggggtgcgtgtgtgtgtacactgagcagttggggtgcgtgtgtgtgtacactgagcagttggggtgcgtgtgtgtgtacactgagcagttggggtgcgtgtgtgtgtacactgagcagttggggtgcgtgtgtgtgtacactgagcagttggggtgcgtgtgtgtgtacactgagcagttggggtgtgtgtgtacactgaGCAGTTGGGGTTCGTGTGTGTACACTGAGCAGTTGGGGTGCGTGTGTGTACACTGAGCAgttggggtgcgtgtgtgtgtacactgagcagttggggtgcgtgtgtgtgtacactGAGCAGTTGGGGTGCGTGTGTGTACACTGAGCAGTTGGGGTTCGTGTGTGTACACTGAGCAGTTGGGGTGCGTGTGTGTACACTGAgcagttggggtgtgtgtgtgtacactgagcagttggggtgtgtgtgtgtgtacactgagCAGTTGGGGTGCGTGTGTGTACACTGAGCAgttggggtgcgtgtgtgtgtacactgagcagttggggtgcgtgtgtgtgtacactGAGCAGTTGTGCTGAAACAGTCAACAGGAAAGTGGAGTACTCAATCCATAGAGAAGATCAGATTAAACGTTGCTGTAGCCTCTCTGCCAATGACCTTCACCCAACCCAGTTAACAACTATATGGAGGGGAGAGAGGTTAAGAATCATATCCAGCCAGTGCTGATAAGACATGGGAGACCCAACACAATGCCGGATCTCAGGCGGTTGAGGgctacctgatagaggtctataaaattgaggggcataggtttaaggtgtgcggggcaatgtttagaggagatgtacgaggcatgttttttttttttacacagagaatagtgggtgcctggaactcgctgccggaggtggtggtggaagcagggacgatagtgacgtttaaggggcatcttgacaaatacatgaataggatgggaatagagggatacggaccccggaagtgtagaggttttagtttagacgggcagcatggtcggcacaggcttggtgggccgaagggcctgttcctgtgctgtacttttctttgttctttgtggatATATACAGCGGCTCATTCATATTCACCCTCTATGTCAGAAAACAAACAAGATTAACCCGGGTTAGTCCTACCTGTCAGGATCCGCCCCCGGATTGACACATTGCCTGTGAAGGGACACTTCTTATCAATGTAGGTTCCATCAATGGCCTAGGAGACAGAAGGGGGAGTCACACAGTGTAAATTGAGGGTGAGATTTATGGACTGATGGCTAGAGCTATGGCGCTGTGAGAGCTGCATCAGTAAAGCCACAAAGGCAGTTTCGTCAGTGTCTTGGAGACTTGGAAGACCATCGTGAGAATAAACATCATTTGCAGCCCTGGTACCCAACCCTGGAAACACAGTCAGCTTTGCCCCAAGATGCCAGGTCAAACAGAACAAAGTGTACATCACAAAGGCCTCACTGTTTCAGCATCTACCATGCTGAAACAGTGAAAAAGATCATCAGTAAATCTGACCCTCACACACCTGTTCCAGGATTTTTCTGTACAACCAAGGTGACTGGGCTCAGTAACAaccagagcacagtaagaagtcttacaacaccaggttaaagtccaacagcctTGTTacaaacactggctttcggagcactgctcctgcctcagggactttaacctggtgttggaagatttcttactctgctcaccccagtccaacgccggcatctccacatcatggcaaccaGAGAAGGGACTGGAAGGGCAATCTGAGGCACCAACTTCATCAGGGAGGTGCCGAAGCAGGGCTAGCGGGAAACTTCACAATCGTGTTAAAACTCAGTTAAAGATTTACCAAAAGGTGCATTACCAGTAAATAGGGACAAACTCACAGATGAACACACTCTTGAGGTAGTTCACCAATGCCCCACTCTCCTTTGATGCCAGAGGAGGCTTCAATGTTAGGTCACACTTAACTGGCCATTAAAGAGGCATGGACTCATCAAGTACTTTGCTCCTCCCTTTCACCACATGGCAGTCCCTACAACAGCCTGCCTGGCAGAGCCTCACCTCTCGTGGAGTCTTGAAGCCCAGACCTACGTTACGATAGTAGCGGGGAAGCTTTTCCTTGCTGCCTTCACCCACAAGTGCCCGCTTCTTGTTCTGGAAGATGGTGGGCTGCTTTTGGTAAGCTCTTTCAGTCTGCAATGAAGAAAAGATGCAGAGGTTTGTGGAAAATGCCTCCTTAACATCTAGGGAAATAATTCAGCTGTACACAAATTCGACACCATTATTTCTCTTATCCTGGgttctctctctatcctgggttaTTTCTCGGTCATCTCTGCCTAGctgctctctctctatcccgggtcaggctctctctctctatcctgggtcGGGCTCTCTATCTCCCTATCCCGggtcaggctctctctctctatcctgggtcGGGCTCTCTATCTCGggtcaggctctctctctctctatcccgggtcaggctctctctctctctatcccgggtcaggctctctctctctctatcccgggtcaggctctctctctctctatcccgggtcaggctctctctctctctatcccgggtcaggctctctctctctatcccgggtcaggctctctctctctctatctcgggtcaggctctctctctctctatcccgggtcaggctctctctctctctatcccaggtcggtttctctctctctctatcccgggtcaggctctctctctctctatcccaggtcggtctctctctctctctatcccgggtctctttggggggggtttaaactaaatcagcaggggcatgggaacctagattgtagttttggggtacgggagattgagagtatagaggtcaggagcacagatttgacttcgcaggagggtgccagtgttcaggtaggtggtttgaagtgtgtctacttcaatgccaggagtatacgaaataaggtaggggaactggcagcatgggttggtacctgggacttcgatgttgtggccatttcagagacatggatagagcagggacaggaatggttgttgcaggttccggggtttaggtgttttagtaaggtcagagaaggggcaaaagagggggaggtgtggcgctgctagtcaaggacagtattacggtggtagaaaggatgcaagatggggactcttcttccgaggtagtatgggctgaggttagaaacaggaaaggagaggtcaccctgctgggagttttctataggccacctaatagttctagggatgtagaggaaaggatggcgaaaatgattctggaaaagagcgaaacagggtagttgttatgggagactttaactttccaaatattgactggaaaagatatagttcgagtacattagatgggtcgttctttgtacaatgtgtgcaggtgggtttcctgacacaatatgttgacaggccaacaagaggtgaggccacattggatttggttttgggtaatgaaccaggccaggtgttagatctggaggtaggtgagcactttggagacagtgaccacaattcggtgacctttacattagtgatggaatgggataagtataccccgcagggcaagagttatagctgggcgggaagggcaattataatgccattagacatgacttaggatgtgtaggttggagaagtaggcagcaagggttgggcacactggatatgtggagcttgttcaaggaacagctattgcgtgttcttgatcagtacgtaccagtcaggcagggaggaaggggtcgagcgagggaacgtggtttaccaaagaagtggaatcgcttgttaagaggaagaaggaggcctatgtgaagatgaggcatgaagtttcagttggggcgcttgatagttacagggaagcgaggaaggatctaaagagagagctaagacgggcaaggaggggacatgagaagtctttggcaggtagggtcaaggaaaacccaaaagctttctataggtatgtcagggataaaagaatgactagggtaagagtagggccagtcaaagacagtggtgggaagttgtgtgtggaggctgaggagataagcaagatactaaatgaatacttttcgtcagtattcactcaggaaaaagataatgttgtggaggagaatgctgagacccaggctattagaatagatggcattgaggtgcgtagggaagaagtgttggctattctggacaaggtgaaaatagataagtccccggggcctgatgggatttatcctaggattctctgggaagccagggaagagattgccgagcctttggctttgacttttatgtcatcattggctacaggaagggcagcacggtggcctagtggttagcacaaccgcctcacggcgctgaggtcccaggttcgatcccggctctgggtcactgtccgtgtggagtttgcatattctccccgtgtctgcgtgggtttcgcccccacagcccaaaaatgtgcagagtaggtggattggccatgctaaattgccccttaattggaaaaaataattgggtaatctaaatttaattttttttttaaatcattggctacaggaatagtgccagaggactggaggatagcaaatgtggtccctttgttcaagaaggggagtagagataaccccggtaactataggccggtgagccttacgtctgttgtgggtaaagtcttggagaggattataaaagatacgatttataatcatctagataggaataatatgattagggatagtcagcatggttttgtgatgggtaggtcatgcctcacaaaccttatcgagttctttgagaaggtgactgaacaggtagacgagggtagagcagttgacgtggtgtatatggatttcagtaaagcatttgataaggttccccacggtcggctattgcagaaaatatggaggctggggattgagggtgatttagagatgtggatcagaaattggctagttgaaagaagacagagtggtggttgatgggaaatgctcagaatggagttcagttacgagtggcgcaccacaaggatctgttctgggaccgttgctgtttgtcatttttataaatgacctagaggagggcgcagaaggatgggtgagtaaatttgcagacgacactaaagttggtggagttgtagacagtacggaaggatgttgcaggttacagagggacatagataagctgcagagctgggatgagaggtggcaaatggagtttaatgtggagaagtgtgaggtgattcactttggaaagaacaggaatgcggaatat from the Scyliorhinus canicula chromosome 23, sScyCan1.1, whole genome shotgun sequence genome contains:
- the rps11 gene encoding 40S ribosomal protein S11 codes for the protein MADNQTERAYQKQPTIFQNKKRALVGEGSKEKLPRYYRNVGLGFKTPREAIDGTYIDKKCPFTGNVSIRGRILTGVVTKMKMQRTIVIRRDYLHYIRKYNRFEKRHKNMSVHLSPCFRDVQNGDSVTVGECRPLSKTVRFNVLKVTKAAGAKKQFQKF